A stretch of Microbacterium sp. LWH3-1.2 DNA encodes these proteins:
- the rnc gene encoding ribonuclease III, translating into MTDVAAEHTSLSDLTQKLGVVIDAELLSLALTHRSWAYENGQVPHNERLEFLGDSVLGLAVTVRLFTGHPELEEGALAKRRASVVSTVALAEIARGIGLGAHLKLGRGEILTGGRDKDSILADTMEAIFGATYLSAGSDAATGLVLRLVEPLLANPERYGAAMDPKTALQELAAHGGLLPPVYDVTSTGPDHDRRFTAIVTVGELSAQGAGTSKKHAEMAAALTAWRELSGRA; encoded by the coding sequence GTGACAGACGTCGCAGCGGAGCACACCTCGCTCTCAGACCTCACACAGAAGCTCGGAGTCGTTATCGACGCCGAGCTTCTGTCGCTGGCGCTGACGCATCGCTCGTGGGCGTATGAGAACGGGCAGGTTCCGCACAACGAGCGTCTCGAGTTCCTCGGCGACTCCGTGCTGGGCCTCGCCGTGACGGTGCGCCTCTTCACCGGTCACCCCGAACTCGAAGAGGGCGCCCTGGCGAAGCGGCGTGCCAGTGTCGTCTCGACGGTGGCCCTCGCCGAGATCGCCCGGGGCATCGGTCTCGGCGCGCACCTCAAGCTGGGTCGGGGCGAGATCCTCACCGGCGGGCGTGACAAGGACTCGATCCTCGCCGATACCATGGAGGCGATCTTCGGCGCGACCTACCTGTCGGCGGGATCGGATGCCGCGACCGGCCTGGTGCTGCGACTCGTGGAGCCGCTCCTCGCCAACCCGGAACGCTACGGGGCGGCGATGGACCCGAAGACCGCGCTGCAAGAGCTCGCCGCGCACGGCGGGTTGCTGCCCCCCGTGTACGACGTGACCTCGACCGGACCCGATCACGACCGCCGCTTCACGGCGATCGTGACGGTGGGTGAACTGTCGGCACAGGGCGCGGGCACCAGCAAGAAGCACGCCGAGATGGCCGCCGCGCTCACGGCGTGGCGCGAGCTCAGCGGGCGTGCCTGA
- the mutM gene encoding bifunctional DNA-formamidopyrimidine glycosylase/DNA-(apurinic or apyrimidinic site) lyase, whose translation MPELPEVEVVRAGLAPAVSGALVVGVTVLDERALTRHVGHGADFESRLTGRVVSAAVRRGKFLWLPLRSHSLGCSSEEAVIGHLGMSGQMLLRAPGAARERHERVRIDLAHPVHGELSVVFADQRTFGSLAFDDLIATPDGAPGGHGWDEASVPAQVAHIARDPLDPAFSDAGFRRLLARKDSAIKRVLLDQTVVSGVGNIYADESLWAARIHPETSARALPTRTVNRLLAEVRHVLDKALAEGGTSFDAQYVNVNGQAGYFAHSLNAYGRTGEPCPRCGRPIVRVSFANRSSHFCAHCQRVPRPGVDGASAAHV comes from the coding sequence GTGCCTGAGCTTCCCGAGGTCGAGGTCGTCCGCGCAGGCCTCGCCCCCGCGGTCAGCGGCGCACTCGTGGTCGGCGTCACCGTGCTCGACGAGCGCGCACTGACGCGGCACGTCGGTCACGGTGCGGACTTCGAGTCGCGCCTGACCGGTCGCGTCGTGAGCGCGGCCGTGCGGCGCGGAAAGTTCCTGTGGCTTCCGTTGCGGTCGCACTCCCTCGGCTGCTCCTCCGAAGAGGCGGTGATCGGCCACCTCGGCATGAGCGGGCAGATGCTGCTGCGTGCTCCGGGTGCGGCGCGCGAGCGGCACGAACGTGTGCGCATCGACCTCGCGCATCCGGTGCACGGAGAGCTCTCCGTCGTCTTCGCCGATCAGCGCACCTTCGGCTCGCTCGCGTTCGACGACCTGATCGCCACACCCGACGGCGCGCCCGGCGGCCACGGGTGGGACGAGGCATCCGTCCCGGCGCAGGTGGCGCACATCGCACGCGACCCGCTCGATCCGGCGTTCTCGGATGCCGGGTTTCGCCGACTCCTCGCGCGCAAGGACTCGGCGATCAAGCGCGTTCTGCTCGATCAGACGGTCGTCAGCGGAGTGGGCAACATCTACGCCGACGAGTCGCTGTGGGCCGCGCGGATCCACCCCGAGACGTCCGCTCGCGCACTGCCGACCCGCACGGTGAACCGCCTGCTCGCCGAGGTGCGCCACGTGCTCGACAAGGCGCTGGCGGAAGGCGGCACGAGCTTCGACGCGCAGTACGTCAATGTGAACGGTCAGGCCGGCTACTTCGCCCACTCGCTCAACGCATACGGCCGGACCGGGGAGCCGTGCCCCCGATGCGGCCGTCCGATCGTTCGCGTGTCGTTCGCGAATCGCTCGAGTCACTTCTGCGCGCACTGCCAGCGAGTGCCGCGCCCGGGTGTGGACGGAGCGAGCGCGGCACACGTCTGA